Proteins from one Juglans microcarpa x Juglans regia isolate MS1-56 chromosome 1S, Jm3101_v1.0, whole genome shotgun sequence genomic window:
- the LOC121246167 gene encoding uncharacterized protein LOC121246167 — translation MASSSRNKSNVQDSHAFQRSLPSRCPSSSAFASMSSTFASRSSTFFTRSAKPADMHGRRSSFTSPYYSVRLSIERPTSPGRSSIYMRKQANNTAVSSSKKNVACACSPTTHPGSFRCSMHKASAENSVKHGHQHRTESQQLSLRRSAMKNSLVRIGGGVLEGGDLVMRRALSALIRPSSHGQQRRRSALFKPMPSLLSVMSKADDS, via the coding sequence ATGGCttcatcttcaagaaacaaATCGAACGTTCAAGATTCTCATGCGTTTCAGAGATCGTTGCCGTCGAGGTGCCCATCCTCCTCGGCATTCGCTTCCATGAGCTCGACCTTCGCCTCCCGATCTTCGACCTTCTTCACGCGATCCGCCAAGCCCGCCGACATGCACGGACGCCGCTCCTCCTTTACCTCGCCATATTATTCCGTACGGCTTTCCATCGAGCGGCCAACCTCTCCGGGACGTTCTTCGATCTACATGAGGAAGCAAGCCAACAACACTGCGGTGTCATCCAGCAAGAAGAACGTCGCGTGCGCCTGTTCTCCTACGACGCACCCCGGCTCTTTCCGATGCTCTATGCACAAGGCTTCTGCTGAAAATAGCGTCAAGCATGGCCATCAACACAGAACGGAGTCGCAACAGCTGAGTCTTCGGAGGTCGGCGATGAAGAATTCACTGGTGAGGATCGGAGGAGGAGTACTGGAGGGTGGCGACTTGGTCATGAGAAGAGCCTTGTCGGCTCTGATTAGGCCTTCATCGCACGGCCAGCAGCGGCGCAGATCAGCCTTGTTTAAGCCGATGCCGAGTCTTCTCTCGGTAATGTCCAAAGCCGATGACTCTTGA